The following are from one region of the bacterium genome:
- a CDS encoding CBS domain-containing protein, with protein MKFKQQETKCPVCSEINLLGADRCSHCFHSLMAVSLPGPRKGENIQSTLMTAPISDLLTGKDLLVADPDDTIQEVIHIFQKEKKDCILVFKNKELVGILNQRDIIQRVLGIHKDLSKVTVGAVMTPNPEFVRGDDPIAYVVNKMAMGNFRHVPVLSADGRPLSIATIRDVLKRLDRRDE; from the coding sequence ATGAAATTTAAACAACAAGAGACAAAATGCCCCGTCTGCAGCGAGATCAATCTTCTCGGAGCCGACCGCTGCTCTCATTGCTTTCATTCGCTAATGGCGGTTTCCCTTCCTGGGCCGAGAAAAGGGGAGAACATTCAGAGTACCCTCATGACAGCGCCGATCTCGGACCTTCTGACGGGAAAAGACCTGCTGGTTGCTGATCCCGACGACACCATTCAGGAAGTGATCCATATTTTCCAGAAAGAGAAGAAAGACTGCATCCTGGTTTTCAAAAATAAAGAACTTGTGGGCATCCTAAACCAACGGGATATCATTCAACGCGTTTTGGGAATACATAAAGACCTTTCCAAAGTGACTGTCGGCGCCGTTATGACCCCGAATCCGGAATTTGTGCGGGGCGACGATCCCATCGCCTATGTGGTCAACAAAATGGCTATGGGCAACTTCCGGCATGTGCCGGTTCTCTCAGCCGACGGAAGACCGCTAAGTATCGCCACCATCAGGGACGTATTGAAACGTTTAGACCGCCGGGATGAATAG